A portion of the Raphanus sativus cultivar WK10039 unplaced genomic scaffold, ASM80110v3 Scaffold4367, whole genome shotgun sequence genome contains these proteins:
- the LOC130507344 gene encoding uncharacterized protein LOC130507344, translating to MTSTPTPSATNQTKRMDIPELPRRLYTLGEEPEPHNSISYHTDNKKLHTALREALTDAEFEELKESRLGVFIKFKEQGFGWASRLVHYLLCLKLDIKKKYEMWCLVGPEPARFSLLEFENITGLNCEYIEDLETPECEVTPEMVSFWGMMGVHLEAGPTTDQIIAALKRCGDWSRKDRKRLAYLSIFTGFIEGRKFSTATRATLARLVMDLERFENYPWGRVAFKVLMDSLWNKDITGCYTVDGFIQVLQVWAYTAIPGLGASIGSPRANSPSPPILAYEGSRGRGFMKAVILSQVPFHLHLIKLSGKSSSWTT from the exons atgacgagtactccaactccttctgcgactaatcag acaaaaaggatggatattccagaactcccccgtaggttatacacattaggggaagagccagaaccccacaatagcatttcgtatcatacggataacaagaagttgcatactgctcttagggaagctctcactgatgctgaatttgaagagctcaaggagtcgagattgggagttttcatcaagttcaaggagcagggatttggttgggcttcaaggctggttcactacttgctctgtttaaagctggacattaagaagaagtacgagatgtggtgtctcgttggtccagaacctgcgaggttttcactgttagagtttgaaaacatcactggtctaaactgcgagtacatcgaggaccttgagacaccagaatgtgaagttaccccagagatggtttctttctgggggatgatgggagttcatctggaagctgggccaactactgatcagataatagcagcactgaagagatgcggggattggtccaggaaAGATCgtaagcgactcgcgtacctttccatcttcactggattcattgaagggagaaagttttcaaccgctacacgagctactctggcaaggctagtgatggatttagaacggtttgagaattatccatgggggagagtcgcgtttaaggtgctgatggactctttgtggaacaaagatattactggctgttacaccgtggatgggtttatacaagttcttcaggtctgggcgtacacagctattccgggattgggtgctagtattggtagtcccagagcaaacagtccgtctccaccgattctggcttacgagggcagcagaggccgcggattcatgaaagctgttatcttgagtcaggtacctttccatcttcacttaattaagttgtctggaaagtcttccagctggacgacttag